The Buchnera aphidicola (Chaitophorus sp. 3695) genomic sequence TTTTCGTTCAGATATTATATTTCCAGAAGATGTTATATCTGATATAATACGTTTTTATGGATATCATAAATTACCTAATTTACCTTTAGAATTAAATACAATAGTACCAAAAAAAAATTTAATTTTAAATAAATTATCTCAAATAAAGAAATTTTTATCTAATAGAGGGTATTCTGAAGTTATAAATTATAGTTTTACTGATAAAATTTCTCAGAAATTATTTTTTAAAAATAGAAAACTTATAAAAATAGTTAATCCAATTTCTAAAGATTTAGCTTATATGCGAACATCTTTATTTTCTGGATTATTAAAAAATATAAGTTATAATTTAAATCGTCAACAAGAAAATTTTCGTTTATTTGAAAGTGGATTATGTTTTATTCAAAATAAAAATAAAGAATCTAAAATTGATCAAAATTTATATTTGTCAGGTATTATTAGTGGAAGTAAATATCAAAGAAATTGGTGTAATAAAAAAATAAAATTTAATTTTTATGATTTAAAATATGATATAGAAAAATTTTTATCATATGTTTATAATATAAATAATATTTTTTTTAAAAAATCTTATATAAATGGATTTGATTTAAATATATGCGCAAAAATTTATTTTAAGAATATTAAATTAGGATACATTGGATTATTAAGTTCTTCTATTAATAAATTTTTTAATATTATAAACCATATTTTTGCTTTTGAAATTTTTGTAAAAAGAATTCCTATATTAAAAAATAATTCTATACAAGAATGTTCTTTTTATCCTTATAGTATAAGAGATATTTCAATTATTATCTCTAATTCTATAGCTGCTGCAGATGTTATTCAAGAATGTTATAAAATTTCTTTAAAAAATATTTTTAAAGTTATAATTATTGATATATATCAAGGAAATAAAATTCCTATAAATAAAAAAAGTTTATCTTTAAGAATTTTTTTTCAAAGTATAAAAAAAAATTTTACTTATAATGATATAGAAGTGTTATTTAGAAAATGTATTTATAGAATTCAAGATAAATTTAAAGCAGTATTGCGAGATAATAAATTTGTTTAAAAATATTTATAGTATATCTCTTATTTAAGAGATAATTTTTTATACAATTCATGTATATTTTTTTAAAATATACTTTATATTAATTTTAATTATTATATTTACATTTATAATAAAAGGAATAATCTATGTTAGATTTTTTTCTTTCAATTTATTTTAATTAATCGTTTTATAAATTTTTTTATTTTTTTTATTTATTTTTAATATCATTAAAAAAAATAAAAAATTAATCTGATAAATATTATTTAAAAAATAATTAAATTTATTATAAAAATATTTTTTATTAGAAATATAAAAAATTTATATAGATTAAAATTTTTAAATTTTATTAAAAAATATAATTTTTAATAAAAAAATTTTATATTAAATAGTTTTACTAAGTAAAAATATTTAATGTTTATAATAAAATAATGTATTGCAAATGAATTTCTTTGACTAAAAAATTTAAAAATATTTTATTTTTAAATATTTTTAGTCAAGTTAAAATTATAAAAAATATTATTAGTATAAATAATTAAAAATAGCTATTTTCTGAAAAGTTTTTTTTATCATATATAAAATATTTAATCTATTTTTTTGTATTTTTTTAATTTTATGATTAATTTGAATTTCATTAAAAAATTTTTCTAAAAGATCATGAATATTTATGATTTCTTTAATAGATTTTTTATATTTTTCTTTTTGATTTAAAACATTAATTTTAATATTTATGTGTTGAATTTTTTCAAATAATTTTTTTTCTAAATCGTATTTAAATAATTTAGGATTAATTTTAAATGAATCTGAAAAATTTTTATTTTTTAAAATATTTGTAATTCTTTTATTAATATTTAATATTTTTTTTGCGTATTTTGATTTAAGAAATTTAATAATCATTATAATTTTTTTATTAATTTGTAGTATATTAATTTTTTTTAAGTTAATTATAGATTTAATAATATTTTTAATATTTTTTTCGTTTTTATAAAAATAATAAAATCTATTTATAATAAATAAATTTATTTTATATATAATTTTTTTTATATTCGTTTTAATTTTATATATTAAAATTATTTTTTTTACTAATTTATTTAAATTAAATGAAATTTTATAACAAATTATTATTTTTATAATACTTATAGAAATTCTTCTTAATGCAAATGGATCTTTATCTCCTTTAGGTACTTTACCTATAATAAACATACCTATCAATGTATCTAATTTATCTGTTATAGATAATGCAATACCTATATTTGAAGTAGGTAATTTATCATTTTTGTATTTTGGCAAGTAATATTCTTGTAAAGCTTTGTAGACTTCTTTTTTTTCTTTATTATATTTTGCATAATAAGATCCAATTATTCCTTGTAGATCTGGAAATTCTAATACCATATAGCTAATAATATCACATTTGGATAGAAAAGCTGCTCTCTGAGCATTTTTAATATTAAATAAAATTTTTTTTTGTAATAATAATATTATTTTTTTTAATCTATTTGTTTTATCTTCTAAATTACCTAAATGTTCATGAAATAAAACATTTTTTAGTAGTTTTTTATTATCAGATAATTTATTTTTCATATCTTTTTTAAAAAAGAAATTTATATCTTGTAGTTTAGAAGATATTACTGTTTTATAGCTAGATATAATTTTATTGGATTTTTTAGTTTGTGTATTAATAATACAAATAAATTTAGATTTTAATTTTTTATTTTTTTTAAATAATGGAAAACATTTTAGATGATTTTCAATAATATAAATAATAATTTTTTTAGGTAAAGATAAAAATTTTTTTTTAAAAGATATAATTATTGCAGAAGGCCATTCTACTAAAGCTGTAATTTCTTCTAACAAATATTTATTTATTATAAGAAAGCTTTGATTTTTTTTTGCTAAATTTAAAATATTTTTTTGAATTCTATCTTTTCTAACTTTATAGTCTACAATTATTTTTCCTTTTTCTTTCAAAATAGATGAATAATCTTTAGCATTTGAAATATTTATTTTAGATTTATTTTTAATTAAATAATGACATTGTGTTTGTCTGGTTGGAGTTAAACCAAAAATTTTTTTAGAAATAATTTTTTTATTAATTAACATGATAATATTTCTAATTGGTCGAATAAATTTATATTTTGTATCATTCCATTTCATTAAATGAGGATGTGAACATTTATAAAAAATTTTTTTTGTAATTTTAAATAATTTTTCTGAAAAATCTTTATATTTTTTTTTTTTTTTATATATTAACCATTTTTTTTTACCTTTTTGAAAGATTTGAATATTTTTTTTATTAATATTAAATTTTTTTATCCATGATAATGCTGGTTTTTGTATAATTCCTTTTTCATTAAATGCAATAGAAATAGGAGGACCTTTTTGTATAATATATTCATTTTTTTGATTATATTTAAAATTTTTTATTTGAATAGCTATTCTTCTAGATGTAGCAAACCAGTTTATTTTATTATAAATAATATTTTCGATTTTTAATTTTTGAATAAATTTTTTATAAAAAAATAAAGAAATTTTTTTTAATTTTTTTGCTGGTAGATCTTCTGTATTTATTTCTACTAAAAAAGTTTTTTTTTTCATTTCAAAATTCTCTTTTTTTTTTAAATTTTATTTTTTTTATAAGAAATAGCAATATTTTTCGTAACATTTCTTATTTTAAAAATATAATTTTGTCTTTCTGTTGCAGATATAACTTTTTTTGCATCTAATAAGTTAAAACAATGAATTGCTTGTAATATACATTCATATGCAGGAATTAAAAGAGGTTTATTTAAAGATAATAATCTTTTAGATTCTAGAAAATATAATTTAAAGTTTTTGAATAAAAATTTTTCATTAGATTGATTAAAATTATATTGAGAATGTTCTATTTCATTTTTATAAAATAATTCTTTATAAGAAATTTTTTTTTCTTGATGTTTAGACCAGATTATTTTATAAATATTATCTAATTTTTGTATATGCATGGCTAATCTTTCTAAACCATATGTAATTTCTACTGATATGGGTTCACAATTTATAGATCCAATTTGTTGAAAATATGTAAATTGTGTAATTTCTATTCCATTTAACCATATTTCCCATCCTATTCCAGATGCTCCTAACGTTGGATTTTCCCAATTATCTTCTATAAATTTTATATCATTATTACATAGCTGAATATTTAATTTTAATAAAGATTGTAAATATATTTCTTGAATATTTTCAGGTGCTGGCTTAATAATTACTTGAAATTGATAATAATGTTGTAATCTATTTTTATTTTTTCCACTTCTTCCATCAGTAGGTCGTCTAGAAGCTTGAGTATAGGCATATGATATTGGTTTTTTTTTTAAACATGAAAAAAATGTTTTATGATGAAATGTTCCAGCTCCTATTGGAAGATCTAATGGTTGTATAATTGTACAACCTTGATTTATCCAAAAATTTTTTAAGGATAAAATTATTTCATAAAATGTTTTTTTTTGATTTTTTTTTTGCATAATTTTTGATTTTTTTTAAATTTATATTGATAAATTTATGAATTTTTGTATTTTTTATAAAATTTCATAAGTGTAATTAAAAGTTGAATATTTACATAAAATTTATAAATTTTTAATAAATATATTAATTTTAGATTTTATCTTCTTTAATAAAAATATTATATTAATTATAATATTTAATATATTCAAATTTTTTATTTTTTTATAATTATATAGGATAAATAAATAATGAAATATATTGGATCACATGTTAGTATTTCTAAAGGTATCTTATCTGCTATAGAACATTCTTATAATTTAAAATCTACGGCTATAGGTTTATTTATTAAAAATCCTTTACGATGGAAAATTTCTAATATTACTCAAAAAATGATAAAAGATTTTAAAAAAATATGTAAAAAATACAATTATTTACCTAAGCAAATTTTACCACATAGTGGTTTTTTAATTAATTTAGGACATCCAAATCCAATTTTTTTAAATAAATCTAGAGATTCTTTAATAGAAGAAGTAATAAGATGTCAAGAATTAGGTTTAAAATATTTAAATTTTCATCCAGGTAGTTATTTGAATAAAATTTCAAAAAGAAAATGTTTAGAACTAATTTCTGATTCAATAAATTTTATTTTAAAAAAAACTGAAAAAGTTATTTTAGTTATTGAAAATACTGCAGGACAAGGAACAAATTTAGGTTATAATTTTGATCAATTATCTATAATTATTAATAAAGTAAAAAATAAAGAAAGAATTGGAATTTGTTTAGATACATGTCATTTATTTGCAGCAGGATATGATTTAAGGACTAAAGAAAATTATATTAAAACTTTTAATTCTTTTGATGAAAGAATTGGTTTTAATTATTTAAAAGGTTTACATTTAAATGATTCTAAAAATATTTTAGGAAGTAGAAAAGATCGACATGAAAATTTGGGATTAGGATATATTGGAAAAAATTGTTTTAAATGGATGATGCAAGATTTGAGATTTGAAAACATACCAATAATTTTAGAAACAATTAATAAAAATTTATGGTTAGAAGAAATTTCTTGGTTACAATCTAAAGTTACATTTTAAAATAAAATAGATTTTTTAATTTTTTTTTTTAAATTTTATAAAATAGTTTTATTATATAAAGGAATAAAATATGATTACTATAAATGCTAGTAAAAGAAATTTTTGCGGAACAAAAAATAGTAGAAAATTACGTTTAAAAAATTATTTTCCATCAATTATTTATGGTAAAAAAAAATCATCTATATTAATTCAGTTAAAACAAGATGATATACTTAATTTATTTAATAAAAATACTTTAACAAATGCAAATTTTTTAATTATTATTGAAGATATACAGATTAATGTTAAATTAAAAGAAATACAAAAACATCCGTTTAAAAATAAATTTATTCATATTGATTTTGTAAGAATATAATTTTATTTTTATTAAAAAATTAAACTTTAATATTTTGTTATAATTAATTTAATAATAATTTTTTAAATATATAAAAATATAAATATAGTTAAGATTTTATATTTTAAAACATTTTTAAAGATTTAAAAAAAAATTATTTATAATAAAATATTTTGCACAATTAAAGATTTTAATATAATCATTTCCTTATGAAATTGTAACATTATAAAATTTATTATTACAATTATAAGAATTATTATAGGTAACCAAGATATATCTTTTTTTTTTAAAATATATATTATTTCTTTATAATTTTTGTTTTTAAAATTTTTTAAAATTATCCATAAACTTAAAAACATAATTATAACATTAAATATACAAAATTTTTTAAAACAATTATCATTAGAATGATTAGGAAGTTGAGTAAATATACAAGTTATCATACCTGGCATTAAATATAATATAGGCCAAAGTATACAACTAATTAAATTTGGAAAAAAAAATTTTTTAAAAAAAGAAATTTCTAACATTCCTGATAAAACTGGAATTATTGGTCTAGTAATTCCAATGAATTTACCAAAAAATATAGTAATTAAATTATATCTTTTTAATAGTTTTTTAATTTTTTTAATTATAATTAAATTATTTTTAAAAATTTTTAAATTTTTAATAAAATATTTAAATTTCCATCCTATAAAATAAGAAATCCAGTCTCCTAATAAACATCCTATAGTTGAACAAATCCAAATAGGATAAAATTTATTATGTGTATTTATAATCATAGCTCCTAAAGCTGACATTATTACTATTCCAGGTAAAAAAAAACCTATTAGAGCAAAAGATTCTATAAATGAAATAAACATAGTAATTAGAATAAAAAAAAAACTTGATTGTTTTGAAATATAATTTAAAATAGTTTCCATTGTTTTAGATCCTTTTAATAAATTTTTTTATGTATTTAAAAAAGATAAAATCATAGTTTTAAATCTATGATATTAAATGCAAATATTATTTTTTATATTAAATTATAGTGATTTAATTTTATAAAACAAGTTTTAAAAAAATAATTTAATAAAAAAATTTTTTACACTATAAATTTTTTTAAAACATTTTTTTAATTCATTTAGATAAAAAATAAATTTTATTATATTTTATAAAAAATTTTTAAAAAATAATAAAAACATTATTCAATATATATGATTTTTTATATTTTTTTTTTTTTTTTTTTTTTTTTTTGTATTCATTTAAAAAATATATTTTATTTTATAATATATTCTATAAATAATGTTAAATATTTTTCAAAACTTCTTTAAAATATATTAAATAATATAAATTTATAAATTAATATTTCATTATAATCGTTTAAAATAATATATATTTTATTTTTGTATTTTTATAAAAATAATAAAACAATTTTAATTTTATTTAAATTTATATTTAAAAATTATTTAATAAAATAAAAAAAAATTTGTTAATAACTTTATAAAGATTATTAATATTTTTCATTTATAAGAGATTCTATGATATATAAGAATAAATATAAATATATAAAATTTTTTCAAAAAAAAAAATTTGGACAAAACTTTTTAACAGATCCATTAATTATTACAAAAATAATTAAATGTATTAATCCCATTCAAAATGATTTATTACTTGAAATTGGTCCAGGATTAGGAGCTTTAACTATTCCTATATGTAATATTATAAGCAAATTAAATGTAGTAGATATAGATCTTGATGTATTAAATTTTTTTAAGAATAAAAAAATTTTTTCAAAAATAAATTTTTTTTTAAAAGATATTTGTAAATTTAATTTGATGCAATTTTACTTAAATAACAAAAAAAAAAAAATTAGAATTTTTGGAAATCTTCCATATAATATATCTACTATTTTATTAATTCGTTTAATTAAATTTAACTTTATTATTAAAGATATGCATTTTATGTTTCAAAAAGAAGTAGCAAATCGTATTTTATCACATCCTAATAGTAAATTATATGGACGTTTAAGTATTTTAATACAATATTTTTTTAAAGTAAAAAAAATGTTTGACATATCTCCTAAATCTTTTTATCCTTCTCCAAAAATTTATTCAACTTTTTTAAAATTTTCTCCACATAAAATTTTTTCGCAATTTAATTTTGATTTAAATATATTAAGTAAAATTACAAAAATAGCTTTTTCTAAAAGAAGAAAGATATTAAAACATAGTTTAAAGAATCTATTTACAGAAGATGTTTTATTAAAATTAAATATTAATTCTAAATTGCGTGCGGAAAATTTATCTTTAAAAAAGTATTGTCAATTAACAGATTATTTAATACGTCAAGATATATGAAATTTATAAAAAATATAAATATTTATTAGGTTTATAAATTTTAATGTTTATTGAATTTTTAATATAGGAAGATTTATTTATGAGTACTTATTTTATAGGTGATATTCATGGATGTTATGATCAATTTTATTCACTTTTAGAAAAAATACAATTTGATAGAGAAAAAGATGAAATATGGATTACAGGAGATTTAGTAGGTCGAGGACCTAAATCTTTAGAAGTATTAGAATATATTTTTTCTTTAAAAGATAAAGCAAGATTAGTATTAGGTAATCATGATTTAAATTTATTATCTGTATATTTTAATATAGAAAAAAATTCTATAGAAAAAGAAATTTCTGAATTATTAAATTATTCTAATTTAGAATTTTTAATTAATAAATTAAAAAAGACTCCTTTAGTTCAATACGATTTAAACAAAAAATTATTAATGTCTCATGCTGGTATTTTTCCAAAATGGACTATCAAAGAAATAATAAAATATTCTAAAGAAGCTCAGAGTAGGTTATCCGGACAAAATTTTTTAAAATATTTAAAATATATGAAAGGTGATTTTCCAAATACTTGGTCTAGAAATTTAAATAAATATGATCGCTTTCGTTTTATTATAAATTCCTTTACTCGAATGAGGTATTGTAATTTAAATGGAGAATTAGATTTTAGTTACAAAGATACTCCTCCTCATTTTAATCAGAGTTTATTTCCTTGGTTTGTCATTGAAAATAAATTAAGTTCAAATTATTCTATATTTTTTGGACATTGGTCTTCTTTAAAAAACACAACAACACCAGAAAATTTTTTTCCTTTAGATACTGGTTGTTGTTGGGGTAGAAAATTAACTATTTTAAGATGGGAAGATAAAAAATTTTTTACAATTAAATGTACTGCATTAAAATAATATATTTTTAAATTTTTCTAAAATTTTATAGAAATAAATAAAATTAATTTTATCTATAAAAATTTTTTGATATATTTGATATAATTTTTTTTAAAAAATATTTTTTAAAATTATTTTATATAAGTAGGATATATTATATTTATCATAGGGAGAAATAGAGAATTTATATTTCTTTTCTTCCTATAATTATTTTAAAAATATTTTTATACATTTTTTTATAGATTTTGAATTTATTATTTTTTATATCATATAATAATATAATTTTTTCTTAGATAAAATAATTTTATAGTTTATGATAAATTATATTTCATAATTATTTATTAATATTTTTGATTAAATTACAATAAATTTTTTAGAAATACCACTATAGAATTTTATTTTTTTTAAAAATAATATGTTTTTTTATATTATATCTAATAATATTAATTATGTTTTATTTTTTTATGTAATTCTTGTAAACTTATAATATTTTCAAATGGATTTGTTTTTAATGATTGAATTGAAGCTAATGCTCCATTCATTGTTGTATTATAGTAAATTTGATTTTTAATAGCATATCTTCGAATAATTTTTGATTTTTTAATTTCTTCTGTCGAATAAGCAGTATTAATAATATATGAATATTTATTATTTTTTATGCGATCTTGAATATTAGGATGATTTTCATTAATATGATTTACTTTTCTTACAGGAACATTATTTTTTTTTAATAGTTTAAATGTATTATATGTAGCATCAATTTTAAAATTAAATTTGATTAATTTTCTTGATAATTTAAGAATTTTATTTAAATTATTATCTTCAATAGATAATAATACTCTTTTTTTATTATTAATCATTGTTTGAGTACTAACCATTGCTTTTCCAAAAGCTTCTGAAAAAGTTTTTCCAATTCCCATTACTTCTCCAGTAGATTTCATTTCTGGACCAAGAATTGGATCTGAATGAGAAAATTTATTGAATGGAAAAATTGATTCTTTTACAGAAAAATAAATAGTTTTAATTTCTTTTTTAAAAAATTTTTGTTTTTGTAAAGATATTCCGATCATAACTTTAGTAGCTATTTTTGCCAATGGAATACTAGTAGCTTTAGAAATAAAAGGTATTGTGCGAGCTGCTCTTGGATTAACTTCAATAATATATAATTTATCATTTTTTACTGCAAATTGTATATTTATTAGTCCTTTAATATTTAATTCTAAAGCTATTTTTTTAACTTGTTTTTTAATTAATTTTAAAATTTTATGATTAAGTGAAAATGAAGGAAGTGAGCAAGCTGAATCTCCTGAATGTATTCCTGCTTGTTCAATATGTTCCATAATTCCTCCGATTAATACTTGTTTTGTATCGCAAACAGCATCTACATCTATTTCTATAGCGTTATTCAGATAATGATCGATTAAAACTGGGTTTTTATTATTTTTTTTTATTTTTTTTTTAAAATATTTTTTAAGGTTTTTTTCATTATATACAATTTCCATAGATTTTCCTCCTAAAACATATGAAGGTCGAATCATAATTGGATATTTAATTTTTTTTGATTCTTTAATAGCTTCTGTTAGGTGCATTACTGTAGAATTTCTTGGTTGTTTAAGATTTAATTTATGAATAATTTTTTGAAATATTTCTCTATTTTCAGATTGATCAATAGATTTTGCATTAGTTCCAATAATTTTAATATTTTCTTTTTTTAAAGATTTAGCTAATTTTAATGGTGTTTGTCCGCCAAATTGAATAATGACTCCTTGAGGTTTTTCAATTCTAATTATTTCGAGAACGTTTTCTAACGTAATTGGTTCAAAATATAATCGATCGGAAATATCATAATCTGTAGATACAGTTTCTGGATTACAATTGATGATAATTGTTTCAAAATTATTCTCTCTTAAAGCTTGCGCTGCATGTACACAACAGTAATCAAATTCAATTCCTTGTCCAATTCTGTTTGGTCCGCTTCCTAAGATAATAATTTTTTTTTTATTGAATATAGGTTTAGATTCGCATTCATCTTCCCAAGTTGAATACATATATGCAATAGAAGTTTTAAATTCTGCGGCGCATGAATCTACTCTTTTATATACTGGATATATTTTATTTTTATATCTTAATTTTCTAATTTGGTGTTCTTTTTTCTTAGTTAATTTAGCTAATCTGGTGTCAGAAAATCCTTTTTCTTTCATTTTTTTTAAAAAACTAATTTTTTTAATTTTATTAGGATTTTGTATGATTTTTTTTTCTAAATTAATAATTTCTTTAATTTGTATTAAAAACCATTTATTAATTTGTGTTAATTTATGTATTTTTTTAATATTAATATTATTTCTAAATGCATCTCCTATATACCATAATCTATCAGATCCTGGTTTTTTTAGTTCTTTTTTTATTTTT encodes the following:
- the glyS gene encoding glycine--tRNA ligase subunit beta: MKKKTFLVEINTEDLPAKKLKKISLFFYKKFIQKLKIENIIYNKINWFATSRRIAIQIKNFKYNQKNEYIIQKGPPISIAFNEKGIIQKPALSWIKKFNINKKNIQIFQKGKKKWLIYKKKKKYKDFSEKLFKITKKIFYKCSHPHLMKWNDTKYKFIRPIRNIIMLINKKIISKKIFGLTPTRQTQCHYLIKNKSKINISNAKDYSSILKEKGKIIVDYKVRKDRIQKNILNLAKKNQSFLIINKYLLEEITALVEWPSAIIISFKKKFLSLPKKIIIYIIENHLKCFPLFKKNKKLKSKFICIINTQTKKSNKIISSYKTVISSKLQDINFFFKKDMKNKLSDNKKLLKNVLFHEHLGNLEDKTNRLKKIILLLQKKILFNIKNAQRAAFLSKCDIISYMVLEFPDLQGIIGSYYAKYNKEKKEVYKALQEYYLPKYKNDKLPTSNIGIALSITDKLDTLIGMFIIGKVPKGDKDPFALRRISISIIKIIICYKISFNLNKLVKKIILIYKIKTNIKKIIYKINLFIINRFYYFYKNEKNIKNIIKSIINLKKINILQINKKIIMIIKFLKSKYAKKILNINKRITNILKNKNFSDSFKINPKLFKYDLEKKLFEKIQHINIKINVLNQKEKYKKSIKEIINIHDLLEKFFNEIQINHKIKKIQKNRLNILYMIKKTFQKIAIFNYLY
- the nfo gene encoding deoxyribonuclease IV — its product is MKYIGSHVSISKGILSAIEHSYNLKSTAIGLFIKNPLRWKISNITQKMIKDFKKICKKYNYLPKQILPHSGFLINLGHPNPIFLNKSRDSLIEEVIRCQELGLKYLNFHPGSYLNKISKRKCLELISDSINFILKKTEKVILVIENTAGQGTNLGYNFDQLSIIINKVKNKERIGICLDTCHLFAAGYDLRTKENYIKTFNSFDERIGFNYLKGLHLNDSKNILGSRKDRHENLGLGYIGKNCFKWMMQDLRFENIPIILETINKNLWLEEISWLQSKVTF
- the glyQ gene encoding glycine--tRNA ligase subunit alpha — encoded protein: MQKKNQKKTFYEIILSLKNFWINQGCTIIQPLDLPIGAGTFHHKTFFSCLKKKPISYAYTQASRRPTDGRSGKNKNRLQHYYQFQVIIKPAPENIQEIYLQSLLKLNIQLCNNDIKFIEDNWENPTLGASGIGWEIWLNGIEITQFTYFQQIGSINCEPISVEITYGLERLAMHIQKLDNIYKIIWSKHQEKKISYKELFYKNEIEHSQYNFNQSNEKFLFKNFKLYFLESKRLLSLNKPLLIPAYECILQAIHCFNLLDAKKVISATERQNYIFKIRNVTKNIAISYKKNKI
- a CDS encoding DedA family protein; translated protein: METILNYISKQSSFFFILITMFISFIESFALIGFFLPGIVIMSALGAMIINTHNKFYPIWICSTIGCLLGDWISYFIGWKFKYFIKNLKIFKNNLIIIKKIKKLLKRYNLITIFFGKFIGITRPIIPVLSGMLEISFFKKFFFPNLISCILWPILYLMPGMITCIFTQLPNHSNDNCFKKFCIFNVIIMFLSLWIILKNFKNKNYKEIIYILKKKDISWLPIIILIIVIINFIMLQFHKEMIILKSLIVQNILL
- the carB gene encoding carbamoyl-phosphate synthase large subunit; protein product: MPKNKNIKSVLVLGAGPIIIGQACEFDYSGAQACKALKEEGYKVILINSNPATIMTDPEVADQTYIEPIHWKIVKKIIKKEKPDALLPTMGGQTALNCALDLYHKKILDKFKVKMIGATVKSIKKAEDRSLFRQSMKKLNLNVPKSGIAHSLKEAFIILKKIGFPCIIRPSFTMGGTGGGIAYNEKEFQDICTRGLNLSPTKELLIDESMIGWKEYEMEVVRDKNNNCIIVCSIENFDPMGIHTGDSITVSPAQTLTDKEYQIMRNASINILKEIGIETGGSNVQFAVNPKNGKMVVIEMNPRVSRSSALASKATGFPIAKIATKLAIGYTLDELNNKISGTNIPASFEPSIDYVVTKIPRFNFDKFPNSNNRLTTQMKSVGEVMAIGRTFQESLQKAIRSLEIDSDGFNSKIKFNKKNAVKKIKKELKKPGSDRLWYIGDAFRNNINIKKIHKLTQINKWFLIQIKEIINLEKKIIQNPNKIKKISFLKKMKEKGFSDTRLAKLTKKKEHQIRKLRYKNKIYPVYKRVDSCAAEFKTSIAYMYSTWEDECESKPIFNKKKIIILGSGPNRIGQGIEFDYCCVHAAQALRENNFETIIINCNPETVSTDYDISDRLYFEPITLENVLEIIRIEKPQGVIIQFGGQTPLKLAKSLKKENIKIIGTNAKSIDQSENREIFQKIIHKLNLKQPRNSTVMHLTEAIKESKKIKYPIMIRPSYVLGGKSMEIVYNEKNLKKYFKKKIKKNNKNPVLIDHYLNNAIEIDVDAVCDTKQVLIGGIMEHIEQAGIHSGDSACSLPSFSLNHKILKLIKKQVKKIALELNIKGLINIQFAVKNDKLYIIEVNPRAARTIPFISKATSIPLAKIATKVMIGISLQKQKFFKKEIKTIYFSVKESIFPFNKFSHSDPILGPEMKSTGEVMGIGKTFSEAFGKAMVSTQTMINNKKRVLLSIEDNNLNKILKLSRKLIKFNFKIDATYNTFKLLKKNNVPVRKVNHINENHPNIQDRIKNNKYSYIINTAYSTEEIKKSKIIRRYAIKNQIYYNTTMNGALASIQSLKTNPFENIISLQELHKKIKHN
- a CDS encoding symmetrical bis(5'-nucleosyl)-tetraphosphatase translates to MSTYFIGDIHGCYDQFYSLLEKIQFDREKDEIWITGDLVGRGPKSLEVLEYIFSLKDKARLVLGNHDLNLLSVYFNIEKNSIEKEISELLNYSNLEFLINKLKKTPLVQYDLNKKLLMSHAGIFPKWTIKEIIKYSKEAQSRLSGQNFLKYLKYMKGDFPNTWSRNLNKYDRFRFIINSFTRMRYCNLNGELDFSYKDTPPHFNQSLFPWFVIENKLSSNYSIFFGHWSSLKNTTTPENFFPLDTGCCWGRKLTILRWEDKKFFTIKCTALK
- the rsmA gene encoding 16S rRNA (adenine(1518)-N(6)/adenine(1519)-N(6))-dimethyltransferase RsmA, whose amino-acid sequence is MIYKNKYKYIKFFQKKKFGQNFLTDPLIITKIIKCINPIQNDLLLEIGPGLGALTIPICNIISKLNVVDIDLDVLNFFKNKKIFSKINFFLKDICKFNLMQFYLNNKKKKIRIFGNLPYNISTILLIRLIKFNFIIKDMHFMFQKEVANRILSHPNSKLYGRLSILIQYFFKVKKMFDISPKSFYPSPKIYSTFLKFSPHKIFSQFNFDLNILSKITKIAFSKRRKILKHSLKNLFTEDVLLKLNINSKLRAENLSLKKYCQLTDYLIRQDI
- the rplY gene encoding 50S ribosomal protein L25, with amino-acid sequence MITINASKRNFCGTKNSRKLRLKNYFPSIIYGKKKSSILIQLKQDDILNLFNKNTLTNANFLIIIEDIQINVKLKEIQKHPFKNKFIHIDFVRI